From Enhydrobacter sp., the proteins below share one genomic window:
- a CDS encoding hemerythrin domain-containing protein, which translates to MARSKQPEDAIALLKEDHRKVEKLFHAFESARDPNRKKQLVEQICRELVVHATIEEEIFYPACKEHVEEDLLEEGYVEHDGAKVLIAELMDGSPDDEFFDAKVSVLSEMIGHHVKEEEKRGEGLFTQARKAGLDVDALGERLKARKQELLDEIERSGIPTPQTRSFTGHNLEESRPVA; encoded by the coding sequence ATGGCCCGCAGCAAGCAACCCGAGGATGCCATCGCCCTCCTGAAGGAGGACCATCGCAAGGTCGAGAAACTGTTCCACGCCTTCGAATCGGCGCGCGACCCCAATCGCAAGAAGCAGCTGGTCGAGCAGATCTGCCGGGAGCTGGTCGTCCATGCCACGATCGAGGAGGAGATCTTCTATCCGGCGTGCAAGGAACACGTCGAGGAGGACCTGCTCGAGGAAGGCTACGTCGAGCACGACGGCGCCAAGGTGCTGATCGCCGAGCTGATGGACGGCTCGCCGGACGACGAATTCTTCGATGCCAAGGTCTCGGTCCTGTCGGAGATGATCGGGCATCACGTCAAGGAAGAGGAGAAGCGCGGCGAGGGCCTGTTCACGCAGGCGCGCAAGGCCGGCCTCGACGTCGACGCGCTCGGCGAGCGGCTGAAGGCGCGCAAGCAGGAGTTGCTCGACGAAATCGAGCGCAGCGGCATCCCGACGCCGCAAACCCGTTCCTTCACCGGGCACAATCTCGAGGAGAGCCGGCCGGTCGCCTGA
- a CDS encoding sulfite exporter TauE/SafE family protein, whose protein sequence is MTFDLWTLALGLAAGLVCGFLNVAASSGSAVSLPILMFLGLDPATANATNRIPILIASLSATASFHAKKAIPWPLALRVAAPVTVGCLAGAGLAEVLSARNMGIAITVAVMAALLLLFTKVKKAIEQATVREPRFGLREIAVFFAIGAWMGFIVLDGATYMLLALTLVVGLGLVPANAIKAFVAVPGTLVAMLVFASHGDIDWAVGAVLGLGSLVGGYLGARLTMAPRAQKYVFALLVLVISGEVVHLTVHYVLGTH, encoded by the coding sequence TTGACCTTCGACCTCTGGACATTGGCGCTCGGGCTGGCGGCAGGACTGGTCTGCGGCTTCCTGAACGTGGCGGCATCGTCGGGTTCGGCGGTGTCGCTGCCGATCCTGATGTTCCTCGGCCTCGATCCGGCGACGGCCAACGCGACCAACCGCATCCCCATCCTGATCGCTTCGCTGTCGGCGACGGCGAGCTTCCACGCCAAGAAGGCGATCCCCTGGCCGCTCGCGCTCAGGGTCGCGGCGCCGGTGACGGTCGGCTGCCTTGCCGGCGCCGGCCTCGCCGAGGTGCTGTCGGCGCGCAACATGGGCATCGCCATCACCGTCGCGGTGATGGCGGCGCTGCTGCTGCTCTTCACCAAGGTCAAGAAGGCGATCGAGCAGGCCACCGTCCGCGAGCCGCGCTTCGGCCTCCGCGAAATCGCGGTGTTCTTCGCCATCGGCGCCTGGATGGGCTTCATCGTGCTCGACGGCGCGACCTACATGCTGCTGGCCCTGACCCTCGTGGTCGGCCTCGGGCTGGTGCCGGCCAACGCCATCAAGGCCTTCGTCGCGGTGCCGGGGACACTCGTTGCCATGCTGGTCTTCGCCTCGCACGGCGACATCGACTGGGCGGTCGGCGCGGTGCTGGGGCTGGGCAGCCTGGTCGGCGGCTATCTCGGCGCGCGCCTGACCATGGCGCCGCGCGCCCAGAAATACGTGTTCGCCCTGCTGGTGCT